From the Planktothricoides raciborskii GIHE-MW2 genome, the window GATTCGCTTTCTCACCCCTACCAGATATAGGAGTAATGCCTAACTTTTCAAGGGGGGTTAGGGGGGATCTGGGAGTTTGGGGGATCAATCCGTCCTGTTTGCACTCTTGTCTATTAATTGAATTTAACAGGGTGTTTCGTGACTTTCCGCGTGTTGGCCGATGTTAAAAACTAACAATTCGATAATGAGGGTATGATCATGCTTTCTTTTGACACAGATACTAAAGAAATTGCCAGATTACTGGGAATAAATCCCGATCCGATCGCTCCAAATGATGGGGATATTTTAAAGCCTTTTGGTGCCAATCAACTACCAATACCGGGGGCTGCCGATGCGATCGCTCTCCCCACCTTAGTATCAGTGGCCTGCGATAATCTTGTCATCCCTCTCGATATGTCGGTTGACCAAGGAAAAACTCCAGCGGAAACGGATTCTCACACTGCTGCGTCCGTAGATTCGTTAACAGGAATAGCCTTAGCCAAGAGTCACGAACAATTACAGCAATTTGCCAATAGCCCAGAGTTTCTCTCTCAAATGAGCCTTGCTTTTGGAGATGATTTTGATGTTGAGGCGGCTCAGGATTTGGCAGATAGCTTGACTAATGGTACTTTCCAGACATCACCGATTAAGGTCGTTTCTGCTGCTGATATCAACGGAGCTAATGGGGCTTTTGCCGCAGAAACTAACAATATTTATCTGTCTAGTGAGCTTGTGGCTGACAATGCTGATAACCCATTGCCAATTGTCTCAGTGCTGCTAGAAGAGATAGGGCATTATATCGACTCACAGATTAACATCTCCGATGCAGCGGGAGATGAGGGGGCGATTTTTGCTGGTGTCGTTCAAGGGAAAGTGTTTGATGCAGCGGAACTACAGGGATTAAAGGCGGAAGATGATACTGCGACGGTGATGCTGGATGGGAAAGCCACGGTCATAGAGCAGGCAGCTAATCAAAAAGCAGACTTTAATGGAGATGGCAAAACTGACTTCATCCGCCAAGAGAAAAACTTTTGGGATGATGACACATTCAATACTGCCCACGTTTGTTTGTCAACGTCAAATGGCAGTTTTAGCAAGCAGGAATTGACCGATCATGCGGGGATGAAGGGCGACCTGACTAACCTGATTTTTGGCGACTTCAACGGCGATCGTCGTACCGACTTCATCCGCCAAGAAAAAGGGGTTTGGGATGATGACACTGCCAATACTGCTCAAGTTTATTTGTCCAATGGTAATGGCACCTTCAGTAAGCAAGACTTGACGAATCAGGCGGATATGAAGGGGGACATGACTAACCTGATTGTCGGCGATTATAACGGCGACGGCAAAGATGACTTCATCCGCCAAGAAAAAGGAGCTTGGGATGATGACACTGCCAATACTGCTCAAGTTTATTTATCCAATGGTAATGGCACTTTCAGTAAGCAAGACTTGACCGAGCATACGGCGATGAAAGGCGATTTAACCAATCTGATTGTCGGCGATTATAACGGCGACGGCAAAGATGACTTCATCCGCCAAGAAACAGGAGTTTGGGATGATGACAATGCCAATACTGCTCAGGTTTATTTGTCCAATGGTAATGGCACCTTCAGTAAGCAAGACTTGACCGATCATGTGGGGATGAAAGGCGACCTGACTAACCTGATTCTCGGCGACTTCAACGGCGATCGTCGTACCGACTTCATCCGCCAAGAAAAAGGGGTTTGGGATGATGACACTGCTAATACTGCTCAAGTTTATTTATCCAATGGTAATGGCACCTTCAGCAAGCAAGACTTGACGAATCAGGCAGATATGAAGGGAGACCTGACCAATCTGATTGTCTGCGATTATAACGGCGACGGCAAAAATGACTTTATCCGCCAAGAAAAAGGGGTTTGGGATGATGACACTGCCAATACTGCTCAAGTTTATTTATCCAATGGTAATGGCACTTTCAGTAAGCAAGACTTGACCGATCATGTGGGGATGAAAGGCGATCTGAGCAATTTGATTGTTGGCGAATTTAACGGCGATCGTCGTACCGACTTCATCCGCCAAGAAAAAGGGGTTTGGGATGATGACACTGCCAATAATGCTAACATTTATTTGGCCAATAGTAATGGCACATTTTGGAAGCAAGACTTGACCAATGACCCTAATTCTATGAAGGCTGATGATGGTGTCAATATTCTTACCGGATCGCCACAGGCGTATTTAAACCCCACTCCTAGTTCTAGTCCAACTCCTACTGGTGGTAAATACCAACTCCCTTACCCAGATGGTACAACTTATAAAGTTTACCAAGGAAATAACGGCGGATACAGCCACTCGGATCAATGGAACCGCTATGCTTGGGATTTTGGTATGCCTGAAGGCAATACAGTAGTCGCGACAAGAAGTGGTAAAGTCGTCAGTTTATACGAAGGTTCTCAAACGAGATTAACTTCTATGAACGGTTGGGCACAATACACTAACTATGTACTTATTGATCATGGAGATGGAACATCTTCTTTTTATTCTCACTTAAAAAATAATAGTGTACTGCCAAATGTAGGCGATTATGTAAGTCAAAACCAGCCAATTGCTCAAAGCGGAAATACTGGTTTCTCCACTGATCCTCATCTACACTATTCTGTACAAAAAACTCCCAGTTATATTCCTCCTGGTGGTTTTAGCAACACAAGCGGATATGCGACTGAAAGCCTACCAAGTTCTTTCTCAGATCCAAATGTCTTGAGCCAAAATTCTAATGGTGTGCCTACTTCTCCTAACTACTATACTTCGTAGTTTGTTAGTATCGACAACTAATATTAACGTGAGTTCAACGACTAATATAGCAATCCCAAAGTAATAGGGTGCTTCACCGGGCAATTTTTTACTAAAACAATTAATTATCGCAGGTGACACACCCTAAATCTGTTGAAAATACAATTGCGATAATCCCTCTGCTACCTAGTTTCTGTGCTAAGAAGCGATCGCTATTTTATTTTAAGATAGGCGATCGCTATTTTATTCTTAGATAGGCGATCGCTTTTTTGCCCCGAAAAAGAAACCGGGTTTCTATTGTGAATATAACAGTTAAATGTGGTAGGCAAAAAAGAAACCCGGTTTCTGAGTCCCTGGTTTTTGCCCCAAAAAAGAAACCGGGTTTCTGTTGTGAATATCACAGTTAACTTTTGCCGCCAAAAAAGAAACCCGGTTTCTGAGTTCCTGGTTTTTGACACCGAAGAAAGAAACCGGGTTTCTGTTGTGAATATAACAGTTAACTGTGGCAGTAAAAAAAGAAACCCGGTTTCTGAGTCCCATGAGAGGGCGATCGCTTTTTTTGTGGGGAGCGATCGCTTTTTTGTAGGGTGCGATCGCTTTTTTGGGTGGGCGATCGCTTTTTTGGGGGGCGCTTTTTTGGGGGGTGCGATCGCTTTTTTGTGGGGTGCGATCGCTTTTTTGTGGGGTGCGATCGTATTGTATTATCGGAAAACTGCCTAATGTCACATCACTATGTCTGAATCCATTGAGCGAGAAGCCGAAGTCATACTGCACACTCTTGCATCGACTTCGTTCCAGGATTGTATCGCCCTGTCCAAGGAATTCCGCGAACTGCCAATGACGGCTGGTATCTACGCTGTTAAACATCGCACCCTGGGAATCCTTTACATTGGTAAAACCAGAACACTGAGAGATCGTTTTCGTGGGGGTCACAAAGCGTTACTTTGGGCATTCATCGAAGAATTAAAAGCCACAGACATCCGAATTGCTTTTTACCCGCTAGATTTTGTTCAATGGAGACAGCTATCATTGGAGTTAGAACGTCTAATTATTCAAGCCGTGAATCCACCTTATAACGTGAAAATTCCAGCGAGGGACTAATAAAGATGCAAACTCAGCCTGCGATTTCTGAACATCTGTCACCTGAATTAGCACAAATATTTTTAGAAGGATTACCTGAAACCATTCGTCACGGACTAGAAATGCGAGCGAAAAGAATGAACTATCCAGTTTGGGCAGTTATTGAAATGGCGATCGCTGGCTATCTTGATGAAGAAGCACTATCTTTTGTCGATTGCCAGCCAAAGCTTGACTAGCCATAAATCATATTCATGCGATCGCTTTTGGGGGGCGATCGCTTTTGGGGGGCGCTTTTTTTGGGTGCGATCGCTGTTTTAACCCCAAAAAAAGAAACCGGGTTTCTTCTGTGAATATCACAGTTAACTGTGAAAGCGATAAAGAAACCCGGTTTCTGAGTCCCCAAGAAAAGAAACCGGGACCCAAGTGGTGAATATTAGAGTTAACTGTGGAACCACAAAAGAAACCCGGTTTCTATGTCCCCTGAGAGGGCGATCGCTTTTTTGTGGGGTGCGATCGCTTTTTTGTGGGGTGCGATCGCTTTTGGGGGGCGATCGCTTTTGAGAGGGCGATCGCTTTTTTGGGGTGCGATCGCTTTTTTTAGGGATATGAGAAACCGGGTTTCTCTATATAATCTCTGTCACCCAACCAATATTCTCATAGAAACCCGGTTTCTTGGTCGGGGCGATCGCCTTGCGGAGGACGAGGAAATCGCTTTTTCGGTCAACATGGCAAAAAATGACAAAAATTGCCATAATATACCAAAGCGCTAAAAGACTCAGGCTATGAAAACAATGAATGTCTCTGTTCCCGAACCCATGCGGGACTACATCGAACAGCAAGTCAAGACCGGAGGTTACGGAAGTGTCAGCGAATATATCCGCGACCTCATTCGTCAAGACCAAAAACGAAAAGCGCAAGAACACCTGGAAAACCTTCTATTACAAGGAATAGACTCCGGGGAAGCCACAAATATGAGCGATCGCGACTGGGTAGAAATTCGCCAAGCAGTTCAAAAAAAACTGAATCAACAACAAGATGGGTGAAATTCGGAAACGTCCGCAGGTGATTCGTGACTTAATCGATCTAGCCACTTATATTGCGGAAAATAACCTCGATCGTAGTGATCGATTTCTTCATGCGGCTGAAGAAACATTTAAACAACTCGGACAAATGCCGCAACTCGGTAAACAATGTCAGTTTAACAACTATCGTTTACAAAATACCCGTCAAATCGCAGTCAAAGGATTTAGAAAATATCTGATTTTCTACCAAATCACCGCAGGGGAAGTCGAAATTATTCGAGTTATCCACGGGTCACGAGATATTGAAAGCATCCTAGGAGATAGTCAAGAGTCAATGTAAAATTCTTTGTTCGCGCAGATCGGGCGAAGGAATCGCTTTGTTTTGGGAGGCGATCGCTTTTTTGGGGGGCGCTTTTTTGGGTGGGCGATCGCATGAATGGGAGGCGATCGCTTTTGAGAGGGCGATCGCTTTTGGGGTGCGATCGCTTTTTTGGGGGGCGATCGCTTCCTTCCACCTCCCTAAGAGAATAGCCTTTTCCCTTGATATAATCAAGAAATACGACCATTATCATGCCCAAGATGACACAACCGACAATTCAACTACAAATTCCCTTTGATTCTCTAGTCAATGCGATCGCCACCAAGGGCGATCGAAGATAAAATTCAGCTTTTCCAGCTTCTAGAAACAGAACTTGCCCAATTAGAAGAAGACTCGTTAGAAGAAGATCCAATAGTCCTTACTGAAATCCAAGAATCTCGCACTGCCTACCAAGCAGGAGACTATCAAACCCTAGATCAATATATGGTTTCTCGGAAAAACAAAACTCCATGACTTATGGCGATCGCACATTTCCCCCAAGCAAAGAAACCGGGTTTCTGTGGTGAATTATGTAGGGGCGAATGCGCTCGTCGCCCCTACTGTGGAAGCAAAAAAGAAACCCGGTTTCTGGAGTTTCTTAAGGGGGCGATCGCTTTTTTGTGGGGTGCGATCGCCCAAAACCAATGTACTGAATCAACATCCTTTGCCCCCAGGCAAACCCGCGTGTCATAATTGACTAAAAACCTACTGCGAGGTGGACTCATGCAGATTGTTTTAAAGCCAGAAGAAGCAAGCTTTGTACAAACCCAAATAGCCAACGGCAAATATCAAACCGCTGAGGAGGTAATGAGTCAAGCCTTGGCATTACTCCAACGGCAACAAGACTATGAACAATGGCTGATAGAAACACGCCAAAAAGTGGAAGTAGGAATTGCTGCTTTAGAACGTGGAGAAGCGATTGATGGTGATGTGGCGATCGCTCAACTGCGCGAGCGACTTCACAACAGAGGGTAGCACTAGCTTATGAGACGTTACATTATTTCAGTACCAGCCCTTCAAGACTTGCAAGAAATCATTGATTACTTTGCACAGACAAATGTTGAAACAGGGGATAAGTTTATCAATAAATTTGATGCTTGGTGCCAAAAATTACGTTCGTTTCCCGCGATCGGTAAACGCTACAATGGCGTATACCCAGGTTTAAGGGGTGTATTGATTGACGAATACATCATGTTTTACAGAGTAACGGACGATCTAGTTGAAATTGTCAGAATTGTGCATGGCAAACGCGATTTATTATCCTTATTTCAGTAGGGGTAGGGTGCGTTAGGCGGGCATAATATTTTGGCTTAAGCAACAAATTAAAACATCCGCCTAGACGCACCGAAATTGCCAATAATAAACTTTGTTGTGGTGCGTTACGCAGGGAATTTTACTTGACTTCCGCTTAATTTAACCCGGAACAACACCCTACCGCATCGCTTTTTTGCGTAGGCGATCGCTTTTTCGGTGGGCGATCGCTGTTTTAACCCCAAGCAAAGAAACCGGGTTTCTGTGGTGAATTATGTAGGGGCGAATGCGCTAGTCGCCCCTACTGTGGAAGCAAAAAAGAAACCCGGTTTCTGGAGTTTCTTAAGGGGGCGATCGCTTTTTTGTGGGGTGCGATTCCCTCCGGGACGCTTCGCGATCGCTTTTTTGGGGGGCGATATCCAAGCTATAATGTCCTCAGAGTAATCATCGACAACTCATATGAGCCATGAAAGTTATTTCTTTATCAGCATATTTTGATGGTCAGTCTATTCAGCTAGACGAACCATATCAGCTAGAACCTAACACAAAACTGATTGTGACAGTAATTCCCGAACAACCCTCCGAAAGAGAAACGTGGTTATCCTGGTCAAGTCATCAACTGAACAGCGCTTACAATGAGGAAGATGAATACCCACTGGATAGCATCAAAATAGCGAACCCTGATTATGAAAGAAGCTGATGTTGCTCTGACTCCCATTCCCCAAGCCAAGAAACCGGGTTTTTTAGATAAATCTATGTCTCTAACCGATATGTTGAATAAAAACCCGGTTTCTGAGGTGGTCTTGCTCAGGGAATTGCCCCCTTATCAAGACTTCTTAGTTTGTGGCATTAGTACCCAACTGCACCAAGAAGTGGTGGGTTTTGATGATGTCATTTCTCCAGACGATTCGGACTTTATTGCTAGTGGCTTGAGAGTAAAATCTTTAATTCGACTGGGTTTTCTTGCTGTAGTTCCTCGTAATAAAGTGATTGGTTCTATCGGGTCAATCTCATCAGCAAGACATGAGCGTTTGCTCACCACCTTGAGTAATTATCTGGTCAGTAATTGATTGGCATCTAGAAAATCGATCGCGTTTGGCAGGTGCGGTAAGGGTCGCTATGCCGTCAGGCTTTTCGCTGTTTTAACCCAAGCAAAGAAACCGGGTTTCTGTGGTGAATATCACAGTAGTTTATTGATATGGTGGGCTGGCATTTTGCCCACCCTAAACTCCAAGAAAATAAACCGGGACCAAAGTTGTGAATATGTAGGGGCGAATGGCCATTCGCCCCTACTGTGAAAGCGAAAAAGAAACCCGGTTTCTAAGTTCAGGGGGTGCGATCGCCAGACAACCTATTCTATCCAAAACGGCGATCGCGATTTTAGCGTTACAATAAATCATCGCTAGTACAATTGGAGTTGTCCACTATGCCAGAAATGACTATAAAAGACGTGGAAAAAATTCAGTCAATTCTCAGCGAAGCTGACTTTGACTGTCAACTGGAACTGGAAGCAGGTAAGATTATTGTTATGGGGCCATCAGATATCATCTCTAGCGAAGTCTCCCTAGAATTCGCTCGTCAACTGAGTAACTGGGTGAAACCGCGCCGTCTCGGTCGTGTTTTTGACTCGGCAGGTGGCTTTATATTGCCCAATAGCGACTTAAAAGCACCAGATGTTTCTTTCGTTTTGCGCGATCGCCTTCCTCGCAGCGTTAGATATTTTGGTACTCTTGTCCCCGACTTAATAGTAGAAGTTAAATCCCAAAGCGACCGCCTTGCTAAATTGCGCCAAAAAATTGAAATTTTTCTCGACCAAGGAGTTAAAATTGGCATTTTAATTGACCCAGATGAATTAACTTTAACTCTTTATCGCCCCAATCAAAAACCAATTTTGTTGACAAACGGAGAAACTCTTACCATTCCTGAATTGCTGCCCGGATGGGAATTACAAATTTCTGAATTGTGGCCGCCAGTGTTTGAGGAAAATGAAGATTATCCTCATCAACAATAGTTGAATCTTGGGCTTTTTCCGAATATATAACTACATTTAAAATCATCGCTTTTTTGGGGGGCGATCGCGCAGCTTTCCTGCGAGGGAATCGCTTTTTTCCCCAAGCAAAGAAACCGGGTTTCTTTTGTGAATATCAGAGTTAACTGTGAAACAGAGAAAAGAAACCCGGTTTCTGGGTTCAGGGGGGGCGATCGCGCTTTTTTTCCCCAAGCAAAGAAACCGGGTTTCTTTTGTGAATATCAAAGTTAACTGTGAAAGCGAGAAAGAAACCCGGTTTCTAAGTCACTTGAGTGGGCGATCGCTTTTGGGAGGTGCGATTCCCTCGCAGGAAAGCTTCGCGAACGCTTTTTTGTGGGGGGCGATCGCTTCCTTCCTTCTCCCGAAGAGAATAGCTTTTTCCCTTGATATAATCAGTAAATACGACCTAATTAATGCCCAAGATGACACAACCGACAATTCAACTACAAATTCCCTTTGATTCTCTAGTCAATGCGATCGCCACCCTAGCGATCGAAGATAAAATTCAGCTTTTCCAGCTTCTAGAAACAGAACTTGCCCAATTAGAAGAAGACTCGTTAGAAGAAGATCCAATAGTCCTTGCTGAAATCCAAGAATCTCGCACTGCTTACCAAGCAGGAGACTATCAAACCCTAGATCAATATATGGTTTCTCGGAAAAACAAAACTCCATGACTTATACTGTAATCGTTCCGAAACCGTTCCAAAAACAACTAGATAGTCTGCCCGAAGATATCCAAGAGCGAATTCTTGAGAAAATCACGCCATTGGGTGAAGAACCTCGGCCTCCCGGAACTGTAAAGTTAAAAGGCTATGACAATGAGTATCGCATCCGTATTGGTGATTACCGGATCCGCTACGAAATCAATGATAAAGAATGTTTGGTATTATTGCTTCATTGTAAGCATCGAAAAGATGTTTATAAAAGTTGAAGCATTGAAAACTGGGCGATCGCGCTTTTACCCCAAGAAAATAAACCGGGTTTCTGTGGTGAATATGTAGGGGCGAATGCGCTCGTCGCCCCTACTGTGAAAGCGATAAAGAAACCCGGTTTCTGAGTCCAGGGGAGGCGATAAAGAAACTGGGTTTTTTCTGTGGATATCACAGTTAATTATGGTATGAAGAAAGCCGCTGATTATGCCTCTGATGAAATTATTCCCGGATTTTCTCTCCAACGGCTGATTAATTGTAAAATATTGTAACATTATGTAAATATTAGTAATACCTAACTTAACGGTCAACTAACTATGCTATGCTTAAAAAAGGTAGTTAAAAATTTAGGCGATCGCCGTAGACAGGAGCAGCTTTCCTATCAAAGAAAGCCACTCATTGTCTCAATTCACAAAATACTAGAGCAGTTTCATCGCCATAAGTAAAATCAGTTTTAACTCATTTTTCCGCAGCGATCGCTCAGTTGGAGTCCAAGACACTGCGCCTACTGAGACAAAACTGATGAGCGCGATCGCTGTGGATCTTAATGACAATTGAGTTAATCAAGCTATTGATACTTATAATCAATAAGGTGGTTATATTGTACGGCTCAATTGCAAAAAATTGGAGAAAATCGGCCATTTTGAGTCATCAGCATTCCGGGTTAAAGTAGCCGTCCAGATTGGCTGATTGACTGATGAATCAGCGATCGCATCTTTACG encodes:
- a CDS encoding FG-GAP-like repeat-containing protein, which produces MLSFDTDTKEIARLLGINPDPIAPNDGDILKPFGANQLPIPGAADAIALPTLVSVACDNLVIPLDMSVDQGKTPAETDSHTAASVDSLTGIALAKSHEQLQQFANSPEFLSQMSLAFGDDFDVEAAQDLADSLTNGTFQTSPIKVVSAADINGANGAFAAETNNIYLSSELVADNADNPLPIVSVLLEEIGHYIDSQINISDAAGDEGAIFAGVVQGKVFDAAELQGLKAEDDTATVMLDGKATVIEQAANQKADFNGDGKTDFIRQEKNFWDDDTFNTAHVCLSTSNGSFSKQELTDHAGMKGDLTNLIFGDFNGDRRTDFIRQEKGVWDDDTANTAQVYLSNGNGTFSKQDLTNQADMKGDMTNLIVGDYNGDGKDDFIRQEKGAWDDDTANTAQVYLSNGNGTFSKQDLTEHTAMKGDLTNLIVGDYNGDGKDDFIRQETGVWDDDNANTAQVYLSNGNGTFSKQDLTDHVGMKGDLTNLILGDFNGDRRTDFIRQEKGVWDDDTANTAQVYLSNGNGTFSKQDLTNQADMKGDLTNLIVCDYNGDGKNDFIRQEKGVWDDDTANTAQVYLSNGNGTFSKQDLTDHVGMKGDLSNLIVGEFNGDRRTDFIRQEKGVWDDDTANNANIYLANSNGTFWKQDLTNDPNSMKADDGVNILTGSPQAYLNPTPSSSPTPTGGKYQLPYPDGTTYKVYQGNNGGYSHSDQWNRYAWDFGMPEGNTVVATRSGKVVSLYEGSQTRLTSMNGWAQYTNYVLIDHGDGTSSFYSHLKNNSVLPNVGDYVSQNQPIAQSGNTGFSTDPHLHYSVQKTPSYIPPGGFSNTSGYATESLPSSFSDPNVLSQNSNGVPTSPNYYTS
- a CDS encoding GIY-YIG nuclease family protein, which encodes MTAGIYAVKHRTLGILYIGKTRTLRDRFRGGHKALLWAFIEELKATDIRIAFYPLDFVQWRQLSLELERLIIQAVNPPYNVKIPARD
- a CDS encoding type II toxin-antitoxin system ParD family antitoxin, which codes for MKTMNVSVPEPMRDYIEQQVKTGGYGSVSEYIRDLIRQDQKRKAQEHLENLLLQGIDSGEATNMSDRDWVEIRQAVQKKLNQQQDG
- a CDS encoding type II toxin-antitoxin system RelE/ParE family toxin; its protein translation is MGEIRKRPQVIRDLIDLATYIAENNLDRSDRFLHAAEETFKQLGQMPQLGKQCQFNNYRLQNTRQIAVKGFRKYLIFYQITAGEVEIIRVIHGSRDIESILGDSQESM
- a CDS encoding type II toxin-antitoxin system ParD family antitoxin, which gives rise to MQIVLKPEEASFVQTQIANGKYQTAEEVMSQALALLQRQQDYEQWLIETRQKVEVGIAALERGEAIDGDVAIAQLRERLHNRG
- a CDS encoding type II toxin-antitoxin system RelE/ParE family toxin; this translates as MRRYIISVPALQDLQEIIDYFAQTNVETGDKFINKFDAWCQKLRSFPAIGKRYNGVYPGLRGVLIDEYIMFYRVTDDLVEIVRIVHGKRDLLSLFQ
- a CDS encoding Uma2 family endonuclease codes for the protein MPEMTIKDVEKIQSILSEADFDCQLELEAGKIIVMGPSDIISSEVSLEFARQLSNWVKPRRLGRVFDSAGGFILPNSDLKAPDVSFVLRDRLPRSVRYFGTLVPDLIVEVKSQSDRLAKLRQKIEIFLDQGVKIGILIDPDELTLTLYRPNQKPILLTNGETLTIPELLPGWELQISELWPPVFEENEDYPHQQ
- a CDS encoding type II toxin-antitoxin system RelE/ParE family toxin; the protein is MTYTVIVPKPFQKQLDSLPEDIQERILEKITPLGEEPRPPGTVKLKGYDNEYRIRIGDYRIRYEINDKECLVLLLHCKHRKDVYKS